The following coding sequences are from one Primulina eburnea isolate SZY01 chromosome 15, ASM2296580v1, whole genome shotgun sequence window:
- the LOC140815683 gene encoding uncharacterized protein, producing the protein MAANSVTKVSDPNTDICMAMPEDREHRQIQRSRRTKVKGGESCNRQRKKQRQRGMGVAQLERLRMQDLKKMTEINTTNQALHFPVVSSFFYPTPVNVSGTVQFPKLGGSRAPDIAVGKMGFNNPNEILGFNGQVGFGGFVSDHHFQADSFEVIKGSNNLGALSSNPNVGKSCTQLCLACQEKNKISGQNLGCCGMNSDFSGCGFLGLDVGQTTYIKRENQGLSTIGVEIVAVHKKGESSSTTSNSEAGNTLVMEYEFFPSGEGMKSNINSNNNEYVMMKLMAGWGSESVNIGDQSCCGASSTAALTGLDGSTGSIDLSLKLSY; encoded by the exons ATGGCTGCTAATTCTGTTACGAAGGTCTCTGATCCAAACACGGACATCTGTATGGCCATGCCGGAAGATCGTGAACACCGGCAAATACAGCGGTCTCGCCGGACAAAGGTAAAGGGGGGAGAGTCTTGCAATAGGCAAAGGAAAAAGCAGCGGCAGAGAGGGATGGGGGTGGCTCAACTTGAGCGGCTCAGGATGCAAGATTTGAAGAAAATGACTGAGATAAACACAACTAATCAGGCACTTCACTTTCCCGTagtctcttcttttttttatcCTACTCCTGTTAATGTTTCGGGCACTGTTCAGTTTCCGAAGCTGGGTGGTTCTAGGGCTCCCGATATCGCTGTGGGAAAAATGGGCTTCAATAATCCAAATGAAATATTGGGGTTTAATGGTCAGGTGGGGTTTGGAGGTTTTGTGTCTGATCATCATTTTCAAGCAGATTCGTTTGAAGTAATTAAGGGATCAAATAACTTGGGCGCTCTTTCTTCAAACCCAAATGTTGGGAAGAGTTGCACTCAGCTCTGCCTTGCTTGTCAAGAG AAAAATAAAATCAGTGGTCAAAATTTGGGCTGCTGTGGAATGAATTCTGACTTTAGTGGGTGTGGATTCTTGGGGTTAGATGTTGGACAAACTACCTACATCAAGCGAGAGAATCAAGGTCTTTCAACAATA GGTGTCGAGATTGTGGCAGTTCACAAGAAAGGAGAATCATCATCAACAACATCAAATTCAGAAGCTGGCAATACATTGGTTATGGAGTATGAATTTTTTCCATCTGGTGAAGGTATGAAAAGCAATATTAACTCAAACAACAATGAGTATGTGATGATGAAGCTAATGGCCGGGTGGGGATCAGAATCTGTGAATATTGGAGATCAATCTTGTTGTGGAGCCAGCAGCACTGCAGCACTGACTGGTTTGGATGGCTCCACCGGTTCTATTGATCTGTCTCTCAAGCTTTCTTATTAG
- the LOC140813978 gene encoding universal stress protein PHOS32-like translates to MQQPSPDSELPPPASIKIRSSPPRFRPPAVPISTDTPTANAQRKIGIAVDLSDESAFSVEWSVRHYLRPGDAIILIHVRPTSVLYGADWGSVDVSIIEAENGRSQQKLEEDFDAFTTTKASVLAQPLVGARIPFKIHIVKDHDMKERLCLEVERLRLSALIMGSMGFGAIKRGDNGRLGSVSDYCVRHCICPVIVVRHPDEKDGDHPVMEMASSAE, encoded by the coding sequence ATGCAGCAACCGTCGCCGGATTCTGAATTGCCACCTCCCGCCTCCATTAAGATTCGCTCCTCTCCCCCTCGTTTCCGTCCCCCGGCCGTCCCCATATCCACCGACACTCCCACAGCCAACGCCCAACGCAAGATCGGCATCGCCGTTGATCTTAGCGACGAGTCTGCCTTTTCCGTTGAGTGGTCCGTCCGCCATTACCTCCGCCCCGGGGATGCTATCATTTTGATCCACGTTCGCCCTACCTCAGTCCTATACGGCGCCGATTGGGGCTCCGTTGACGTCTCCATCATTGAAGCAGAGAACGGGCGATCACAGCAGAAGCTTGAAGAAGATTTCGACGCCTTCACAACTACCAAGGCATCCGTTCTGGCTCAACCCCTTGTGGGGGCGCGAATTCCGTTCAAAATTCACATTGTGAAGGATCATGACATGAAGGAGAGGTTGTGTTTGGAGGTTGAAAGACTGAGACTGAGTGCTTTGATTATGGGGAGCATGGGTTTCGGTGCCATAAAGAGAGGGGACAATGGAAGGCTTGGGAGCGTGAGTGATTACTGCGTGAGGCATTGTATTTGTCCTGTCATTGTCGTTAGACATCCGGATGAGAAGGATGGCGATCATCCGGTTATGGAAATGGCTTCTTCAGCTGAGTAG
- the LOC140814043 gene encoding G-type lectin S-receptor-like serine/threonine-protein kinase At4g27290 encodes MNTRWSKCYMSFHFIAITISLLSVARLLQATDILTPSQVLRDGDTIISSGGDVALGFFSPGKSNNRYVGIWYNKIEVQTVIWVANRETPLTNTSGMFKLIERGFLAVIDGSNRVVWSTNSSETVQNPVAQLLDTGNLVIKDANNPNPENFLWQSFEHPTDHFLAGIKLGWNFITRREVYLSSWKSYDDPSTGDYTIHCDPSGYPQLTIKKGDALQLRTGPWNGVGFSGVPNGRKNTIYSFEVVMNENETYYHYELLNHSVISRYTLNESGVGQRWTWVDDTQGWVIYLTSPIDSCDTYGFCGVHGSCDIVNSPLCGCLDRFVPKDPIGWQRTDWSKGCVRRTPLNCSKGDVFLKYSGLKLPDTRGSRFNVTMNLEECGAFCLKNCSCTAYASLDIRNGGSGCLLWFGELVDIRVVSQGEDIYIRMASSEINSKGMKHKLMVILALVGGMILLGLSLMLYFKKRKKTNQLAGRARSVSLTNKKDECHDRELELPMFDLNSLTEATDNFSLRNKIGEGGFGPVYKGLLEGGKEIAVKCLSQTSLQGVDEFKNEVSCIAKLQHRNLVRLLGCCTQGEENMLVYEYMTNRSLDLILFDPLKSSLLDWPKRFHIINGIARGLMYLHQDSYLRIIHRDLKASNILLDSDMNPKISDFGLARIFGGNETGANTNRVVGTYGYMSPEYTIEGIFSVKSDVFSFGVLVLEIISGKKNRGFVHIDHQLNLLGHAWMLYKEGRSLELMGSYPGISLCLSKILRSIQIGLLCVQQYPEDRPSMSSVVLMLGNEGVLPEAKQPGFFTERDVLKPETSVSSNVASSTNEVSITLLGPR; translated from the exons ATGAATACCAGATGGAGCAAATGCTACATGTCCTTTCATTTTATTGCAATAACAATCTCCTTACTTTCCGTGGCGAGACTGCTCCAGGCAACGGACATTTTGACACCTTCTCAGGTTCTGAGAGATGGTGATACAATTATTTCATCTGGTGGAGACGTCGCACTGGGATTTTTCTCTCCTGGAAAATCCAATAATCGATATGTGGGCATATGGTACAACAAAATCGAAGTACAAACAGTGATATGGGTCGCCAACAGGGAAACTCCCCTCACGAATACATCAGGCATGTTTAAACTCATCGAGAGAGGATTTCTGGCCGTTATTGATGGGTCGAACCGTGTAGTTTGGTCTACAAACTCGTCGGAAACCGTTCAGAATCCAGTAGCGCAGTTGCTCGACACGGGGAACCTTGTGATTAAAGATGCAAATAATCCCAACCCGGAGAATTTCCTTTGGCAGAGTTTTGAGCATCCCACCGATCATTTCTTAGCTGGGATAAAACTTGGTTGGAACTTTATTACTCGTCGAGAGGTCTACCTATCGTCCTGGAAAAGCTATGATGATCCGAGTACAGGAGATTATACAATTCATTGCGATCCATCTGGTTATCCGCAGCTTACAATAAAGAAGGGAGATGCTTTGCAGTTGAGAACTGGGCCTTGGAATGGTGTTGGCTTTAGCGGAGTACCAAATGGGCGAAAAAATACTATCTACTCCTTCGAGGTAGTCATGAACGAGAATGAGACTTACTATCATTATGAGCTTTTGAACCACTCGGTTATTTCAAGATATACTTTGAATGAGAGTGGTGTTGGACAAAGATGGACTTGGGTCGATGATACTCAAGGTTGGGTCATTTACCTTACGTCACCAATAGATAGTTGTGATACATATGGTTTTTGTGGTGTGCACGGTAGTTGTGACATTGTGAATTCTCCTCTCTGTGGATGTTTGGATAGATTCGTGCCGAAAGATCCGATCGGGTGGCAGAGGACAGATTGGTCTAAAGGATGTGTCCGTAGGACGCCTTTGAATTGTTCAAAGGGAGACGTGTTTTTGAAGTATTCGGGTCTTAAGTTACCGGATACGCGAGGTTCTCGGTTTAACGTGACCATGAATCTTGAAGAATGTGGTGCGTTTTGTTTAAAGAATTGCTCATGTACGGCATATGCCAGTCTCGATATAAGAAATGGGGGCAGTGGATGTCTACTTTGGTTTGGCGAGCTTGTAGATATCAGAGTTGTATCTCAAGGAGAAGATATTTACATTAGGATGGCTTCTTCTGAGATAA ATTCAAAAGGAATGAAACACAAACTTATGGTGATTTTGGCCCTGGTAGGGGGAATGATTCTGCTAGGCCTTAGCCTGATGCTATATttcaaaaaaagaaagaagactAATCAGCTTGCAGGGCGGGCTAGATCTGTCTCTTTGACAAATAAAAAAGATGAATGCCATGACAGAGAACTAGAACTACCAATGTTTGATCTGAACTCATTAACTGAAGCCACTGATAATTTTTCATTGAGAAACAAGATTGGAGAGGGTGGATTTGGACCTGTTTACAAG GGCCTGTTGGAAGGTGGAAAAGAAATTGCTGTCAAATGTCTGTCTCAGACATCACTTCAAGGAGTAGACGAGTTCAAAAATGAAGTAAGCTGTATAGCGAAACTCCAGCATCGTAATCTAGTCAGGCTTCTAGGATGCTGCACTCAGGGGGAAGAGAACATGTTGGTTTATGAGTACATGACCAACAGAAGCCTGGACCTGATTCTATTTG ATCCATTGAAAAGCAGTTTACTTGATTGGCCAAAACGCTTCCACATCATAAATGGAATCGCTCGGGGGCTTATGTATCTTCATCAAGATTCTTATCTTCGAATTATCCACAGAGACCTAAAAGCTAGCAATATATTATTGGATTCTGATATGAACCCGAAAATATCGGACTTTGGGCTGGCTAGAATTTTTGGAGGGAATGAGACTGGGGCCAACACGAACCGCGTCGTAGGAACATA TGGCTATATGTCCCCAGAATACACGATAGAAGGGATATTCTCTGTGAAATCAGACGTCTTTAGCTTTGGTGTTCTAGTGCTTGAAATTATCAGTGGCAAGAAAAACAGAGGATTTGTGCACATAGATCATCAACTAAACCTTCTTGGACAT GCCTGGATGCTTTACAAAGAAGGGAGGTCATTGGAACTGATGGGCTCTTATCCGGGAATCTCGTTGTGCCTGTCAAAAATATTGAGATCGATCCAAATCGGTCTTTTATGTGTTCAACAATACCCAGAAGACCGGCCTAGCATGTCATCGGTTGTTCTGATGCTGGGAAATGAAGGGGTTTTGCCCGAAGCAAAGCAGCCTGGTTTTTTCACGGAGAGAGATGTGTTAAAGCCAGAGACTTCAGTTAGCTCAAATGTAGCAAGTTCAACAAATGAAGTGAGCATTACATTACTAGGGCCTCGATGA